The sequence CTCTACTCAGAAACCTGTCTCAACAAGAGTATTGatattgaattagccaaatatctttttatatttaaatttaacaaatatcatttatatttactctacattgaattagttaaattattttcatctaaaatataagttacagtaaatttatttttctttttaaatatgaaaaaaattataacaagtctaaaagtattttttgaaattattatattatagatatgagattttcatttacatatgagattttaCTATCTAgattctatatacatatgagattattatattataggttgttagattgtgaaaataaaaaatgaatatgattgttggaggttattgaagattatgaaaataaaataagaaagtaattaaaaaataaaaattaattaaaaaatataaaaataaaaaataaaaatattttattattatagagggTGATAACTAAACCAACGTAGACTTTCAGTTTTGaataattaactaaaaataaaaaaactacatattagttaaaatttgaaaaataggaTGACCAATCAATGTCAATGCAAATgcaatccaatgctaatgcctagaaaaaataatttttgttttacatgttTTCTAAAgttgcgtttagatattgagatgagttaagttcttTACGAATAGTAGTATGGTGGAGTGAATTTTGTGAAGTTCACCtaagatgagaaaaatatgtttggatgttaagatgagtttagatatatttatgaaaaattaaaaatagttgtagatcccacgtgtaaagaaatgttaaattagaaaaaattgtagGTCTCACatgtaaagttattttgagttgaaatgagtttaataatttgagaattagatatttagatgttagatttaatttaaaattagactgaactgaattgatTGTAGTTAagagtgtgtttagatgttaaagtgagttgagttgagttgagttgagatgataaaatattgttggaatattattttttaatattattattattttgaaatttgaaaaagttgaattgtttattatattttgtgttagaatttaaaaaaattgtaataatgagttgagatgaattgagagtagttgaacatccaaacaaaacctaGGTCTATCAACCAACAGTTGTTCCAGGTACAAGCAATCTCGTGTACCACCGGAAATTAAAACGCCTCGTTTAAATAAACGGTACACGTATATAGATTGGTGCGCATCGGTGCACTAACACGCCTGAAGATAGAGTTTTCCACCAACCAAACGGTGAGACTGTTCTAACTTCTAATCTGGGGTGTGTATTGAAGTAACATAACACCCAATTCTTTATCCAAACCATATTTAAgctgaaaaaaaatgagattcaaatcctTCCCTGCAGTTACTTCTTCTATCCAAGTGAACAACCAATATTCATTTCGTCAAAATGTAATAGCGTTCGATACGGGGTGACCACGCAATACATTCAAGGAATGAGTTTGATAGAAACGACCTGAAAGTATACTACTAAGAGGCAGTGGACTAGGCAGAGTAAAGGGGACGCCTGTACTCGTCGAAATACTGGTCGCGATCCACGAACACGATAGCATAGAGAGCATAGATTATTCCTGGTATGTAACCTAGAATTGTCAGGAGCAAGCAGATGCAAAACTCAACctgcaaaataaaaaatggagaaCTTCAGCCTCTGTTTCGTTCCATTGAAAATGAGCGAAAAACCAATAGATTTtacgccaaaaaaaaaaaaaaaaaaaaattacaaaaccgcCAAGATTATCCATCTGTGGACATGAGAACAGAGCGgaatttcttaaaatcttattattattagtaaacATGGAGCTAATCACGCATAATTTCCAGATGTGAGAACGACCAGACAGAAAGTAAAGAGGAGcatgaaaagagagagacagcGAGAGAGCGAGAGGAAGGATAGATACGCTGCAGCAACCGTGGCGGAAACAAACGCCCAAAGGAGGGAGCAAGATTGCGATCAGTATCTCGCAGCAGATCTCGCAGCATGTCGGCATATCCACAGAAGATAAGGGGGAAAACAGTGGTGACCGGTGATGGAGTCTTaatggagaagaaaacaaaagagggATCTGATCTTCAATGACATCCTTCCTTTTCTGTAAATTGCAAACggatattatcattttttttttctttttctcttacatatatttttaatatttttaaatatttttttaaaaataaaatatcaaaatattattaaaagacattgccttaatcattaaaaaacaaattagaaaataaaataaaaaatcacagcaGCCATTATCTCGTCATTGGCCAATCAAAATTCGACATTTCAGCCAATCAACACTACAATATGTCAATAAGCAATAACAAACATTATGAGTATTTATAaactatgaaaaataatatttgtaatatatgaatttttgtttttgagacTTTGAAGTGCAACTCtcgtataatattttttaaaatatggataaatatgagattaattgaaaacagtattatttttttaaatagtagactcaatttttttttaaaaaaaatatgcgaaatttatatatcttaaaattgtatctaaaattattttatttttaatgattattattttagttaatttttaaaaatattaactatttaataaatattatgataaaatttaaaatttttttgaatccGAGAAAGATAGCCACATAATGTGACatttcaatatttataatttctcaattaatttCCAAATTTGTTGTGCTTACCTCTCCGCCTTGATCTTATTCTACTggttatttgataaaaattctGAGATTGATTCTCAAAACTACTTTataactaataattaattatttagaaattgtatcttttaaaataatttatcttcaATATGATGTACAGTAAGCATGTTTTTCAtatccttcaataaaaaatatttataagatatgCAAGTCTtgcatattatttttgaaaaaaaacaaagtttattattaaaaaataatttatgtaaattctagatttaacaaaatttttaaggaaaatatgcGGAACTTGTACTTTCTAATACTCTAAAATTGAATGTAAGAAGGTATTTCCCTAATAGAACCTTCTTCCCAGCAAAGATGGGTTTGCATCCATCTTATGCTTGGAGGGGGATCATTGAAGCAAGAAAGTGGTTATTGCTAGGTTGTCGATGGAGGGTAGGGACTGGCACATCAATCTCTATATGGAATGATTATTGGGTTCCAGGGCATAAATGTTTAAGGTGGAGACATGAACATGGAGTTCCTGCTTCTCAAGAGGATGCAACTGTTGATAGTCTTATCTGTCAAGACACACGAATATGAAAGATTGATGATGTTAGAGCTCTCTTTAATCCAATAGTAGTTGAGGAGATCCTAAATATTCGACTGCCTTTTATGCCTTACAGAGACAAATGGATCTGGACAGAGGAAGCTAGTGGATGTTTTATTGTAAAAAGTGCCTATAAACTGATTCAAGATTCAACTTTCAGGGACATGGCTGAGTCTTCAAGTTGGGTGCGTGATAAGCAACTATGGAAGAAGTTATGGAAGATGAATATGCCAcggaaaataaaaacttttgcATGAAAAGCTTGTAGGAACATTTTGCCTACACTTGCAAATCTGAGGCATAGAAATGTTGGAGTGGATGGTGGAAGCTGTTTCTGTGATGACAGGGAAGAAGACATTGGTCATGTCTTGTTATTCTGTTCTCAGTTAAGAGGCATATGACAGAAGTTGGGTCAAGTAGGGTTGAGGCTCCAACAAGATAAAAGCTTTATGGATAATGTGAAATATGTGCTGAGTGTTGGCAGTGAAGCAGACTTTACTCTATTGTTTGTACTGTGTTGGGGTATGTGGTATCGAAGGAATAAACTGAAAATGAGCATATCACCCCTTGTGCAGTTGCTAATATGGTGATTTCTTTGTATAAATCTTTCTTAGACTTAAAGGCCTTGAATGCTGAAGAGGTGAAGAAGGTGTGCAGATGGAATTTCCCTCCTATTGATTTTTGAAGCTTAATGTTGATGGGGCGGTTTTCTCAGACCTTAGAAAGGCTGGTATTGGAATGGTTTTACGTAATAACCATGGAAATGTGGCGATGGCAGCTACTGTCTCTGAAAATGCAGTGAATGACCCGACTACCATTGAGTTAATTGCCATTTTTAAGAGCTGCAACTGTTTCTTCTATTGGGTATTCCTAAACTCATAGTAGAGTCTGATTGTTTGCTGGTGGTTCAAGAACTGCAAGATGCACATGAGTCTTCTTCGGCTAATGGCAATTTGATTATGAAAGTGAAGTGTCTATTGAGTCTTTTCCAGGAAGTGAGAATTGAGCATGTAAATCGAGAGGGTAATGGAGTGGCTCATATTTTGGCTAGGTATGCATGAAATGTGTTGGATATTCAAATGTGGTGGGATAATGCCCTTAATTTGCTGGTAATGCTATGTGGTTTGATCTTGCagttatgtaattattttcagattatgaatgaattttcatgtttatccaaaaaaaaaaaaaaaaggtaagagGGTAtcaatttccttttatttctttctttttccaataGTTGTTTGAatccataaataaaatcattccaTATGCAtagaatattaatgaatatagactctattatatttattcaatacttctatataatatgtttaaatactataaatctcataaaaagtttaatattatatttatatattaaatcattCAATTAGAGGATTTATTGGAgagaatattataatatttatttctcagAATTACTGGAGTCGTTACCACTTAATTACCAAGTGCTTGGAGGCTGAAGCTTCTGAATTTCTGATGGTTTCGACGTGTCAGTGCTCTACTGTTGAGAAGAGGAGACTAAACGGGGAGTTTCATTAATTGATACGGTGCGTTTTGTGTGGAATTCGTAAGTGATACGGTGCGTTCTATGTGTAACAGGTGAGACGTGATTAAACGGTGCGTTTAGATTATCTTCTTTAGGAAGGACCTGAAGGAGTTTTGTATTACAGTTGGTATAAGAGGGACGCGGGAAGGGGAAGTTGGAATTGTCTCGCATAATGGAATAAGAGTTTCGAATAAGAGTTTCCAAGaacctttctttccttttccttagTCTTGTTCTTTTCTTGATACTTTTAACACCTACCCTGTGTTACTTCAGATCTAATCCACGCGCATCATCAACGTCGCGTCCTTTTCACACTCCATCTTCGACTCCATCTAATCCAGACCTGAAACTCATACAAGATCTCATATCCTCTGCCTCCCTCTGCGGTTCTTTTTCTGCAATTCCATGGAATTCAAGTTTCGAGCCGTTGATGACCGACAGCCATTATATCCATCCTCTTCTTCCAGCCCCAGCTACTTTACCGACCAAGCATCGAGAGGTCTGTTAAAACACATCGTTCCTCTATCTCTATCCTATGGTCTTcttttggttgctgagaaaaggGGAGAAACGATATATAAGAAAGTAAAATCTTtcgcaattttttattttctttttattttttctgctgtttttattttttaaatggaaaggcttttcataaaaagaacAGTTTTTaaaatacccttgatttatGTTACGATCTCACATCGATTAAGTATGAGATTTATTGGTAGTTTTTAAGTCACTAGGCACCCTTCCTTTGTAAACCGTTTTTTAAgagtgagttctacctagttGGGGGTGATGCCGGCATGATAGTATTCGTTCGGGATTAGGAAAGACCTAGCGCACAGCCAGTCCATGTGAGCGTCGGGACCGCTGTGGATGTTGGTTGTGGAGCGTGGTGGTTGTTACGATctcacatcgactaagtatgagattggttgaTGGCTTATAAACCCCTAGACACCCTTTCATTATAAGTCGGTTTTCAAGAGTGATTCTGCATAGTGGGTTGGTAACAATTTATGAGAAAAcccaataaaagaaagaaaactttctGAATCTTATGTCTTAGACAGCACTAGTACACATAGCTAAATTGGATAGGGTTCAGTTACTGAAATTCAGAGCTTTAAAGATTGTAAATTTCCGTTTCTTTTCCTACTTTCTCTCGGGACCCAAATATTTCTGTTGAATAATCCCACATTATATGTGGACAAGGTCTcggacatgtttataaggaatgaacaatcatctcttATCGAAtcagttttatgagatgagttacaCCCATGAATTTCTTAATGGTATTAGAGCCTGCCACAGGACAAATGAGGACCCACATTACTTACCCTGTGACAAGGACCAGAAAAAATACTGGCCTGCACGTGAGGgaggtgttgaggaataatctcatattgcatgtggacaaggtcttgtgcatgtttataaagaatgaactaCCCTCTATTTTAaaaccgattttatgagatgagttaaaccTAGGAATTTCTTCAATTCCGCTCATTCTCTTAAATCTCTTTTATCATTGAATTTTGAGTAAACTCTATATTATCAGTCGACCTTTCAACCACCGATCAGCAACCAAGCTAGGAGCAAATGCGAAACCCGAATGAAGTTCGAGAAGCAATCTAGCGGGAGCTCGAGAAGGAGCGAATCAGAGAAGAGATAATAGTAAAGGAGATTGCTCGACGGAGGGTGCTCAAAGAGGAGGTGAGAAAGGAGGTGATGATGGAGCAAGAGATAGCCATGCGGAGGCTCACAGCCGAAGGGCTGTCATCCGAGGAATTATTGATGAAGGAACAGATCAGAGAAGAGATAATTGCGGCTGAAACTGCTCGGCGTAGGGTGCTCGAAGCGGAAGTGAGGAGAGAGCTGATGGTTGAGCGAGAGGCCATGCGGAGGCACATGACCACGAGCTTGTTATTGGAGGAGCTATTGACAATGAGGTTCGACTCGAGGTTGCCACCGACGTACCCATTTGACGGGAGGGCATTTCCTGTTCACAGTAGCGGATTCAATATGTTTCCAACATCACTGTCAACGGAAGCTATGAAGCTCGATATCAAGTCTCCATCAGAGATTAATAAGGTAAGTTGATCTTACTGGCCAGTTACTAATCATTCATCACCTTGCTATTAATTTTGGGTGTCGTATACTCTGTTGATCTTATTGTCCTTCCATAGAATTCTGATACCATTGTgctataaatttgaaaatctatTGTTTTATGGAGCTTTTAGTTTCTGTTTATGGAGTCTGATATCAAAATTGGGATGCATGCCATCTTAAATCTATATTCGGTCTTGAATTGCTTCTAGGTTTAGTGCTACTTGGGCGACTTTGCCGAAGTCAGCTTTGAATGACATGGTGGCTATCCATCGTACATATTATCTTTATTTCTATAAGCTTGCTCAAACTCAGGCATTGGTCTTATATCTGTTCTGTTACCACCTTCAGCATATTTGTTCTCTAAACTCTAGTGCTTAGGAAAACAATTAAAACGAGAGTGTTTTCAATGTAACCTTCTTCGATTAAAAAATCTTTTCGTGCGAGATCCCTTCTGAACGAACCAATCGAAAACATTCATGTCCGAGTCAATTACTAGCAGCCTATCTCTTTTGCAGAGGTTGTTTTTCTTGAGTGATGAAGAAATTTACATGCAATCTGTATTTACATATTTTGGCTGGTTTTACCgggaaaaaaacacaattttgaCTTGTGTATGCATACGGGAGcccctttttcttttggattactacaattctactttttcaaattgtaaaataataataatattaaaaaataatattctaataatatattattaaactttcaattttcatctaaaactatctcatctcatttcactatccaaataatCTCTTAGCCTCTTTACAATgtaaaaaaagatgatttatAGATTCAtcatccttcttgcacatggCACACCAATCAACTATACACAAACCATGTTTTCTAAGGTTATCCATGGTCACTACTTTCCCTAGAGCAACCACCCAACTGAAGAACACCAGCTTAGTAGGCATCTTCACACTCCAAACGCTTTTCTAGGAGAATACACAACCAGAATGACAATTaaacaccttataaaaagaattgaCTAAAAACCTGAAATTTCTAGCTTGGTCCCACGGTAGTTTGTCCTCTCTTCCCTGCATCACTTTTGAATTGTAAATTCTTCtcaaaaaatatgaaacaacATTCACTTCCTAGTCATTTGCATATCTAATAAAGTCAACATtccatagaatattattatttgtacaTTAAAGATAATCTGTTACAGCAACATTTTTATACCTTGCAATCTTGtaaagagatgaaaaatctaattTAAGAGCTGattccccacaccaaatgtcatgCTAAAAGAGAATCATCTTCCCTTCCcctaccttaaatttaatatgttggAAAACTCcccccaacctttcctaataaacGTCCATAAACTCACCCCATACGCTActctaacttcattagaacactaATCCCCCCATCCACTTCCATATGTAACAACAATAACATTCTTCCATAAAGCATGTCTCTCTTCATGATATCTCCAAATCCATTTTTCAAGGATTGCTTTTTTAAACAACTCCAAATTTCTCACCCTCAATCTCCACAAGAAATTGGTTGACAATCCTtgttccaactaaccaaatgaaacttttaCGAAAAACTCTTTGTCGAGGGCCTATGCAatcccgggattagtcgggatgttgttcctggacacctggtgctaataataaaaaaaaactaaccaaatgaaacttctttttctctcctattcctccccataagaaattaCAATAAAACTTTCCAATTCTTCTAACAACTCCAGTCgacaaagaaaaaagtgaaaggAAATACGTAGGAAGATTACACAATATACTCTTTATCAAAGTaattcttccccctttagacaaatataactttttccatCTAGTCTACCTTCTCTCGATCTTCTCAATCATCCAATcccatatcaaaacatatttgtGAGAAGCACCCAAGGGAAGACTAccaaaatattagccaaatctGAAATATTGCATACGACATCCACAAGTACAATTTCAGACTTATTTAGGTCAATCCTGAGACCTGAGACATCTCCCAAAATATTAGGTTATTCTTTCTAACTTGTTGACCTACTTCTTATCATTATTCCCGCTTCCAAATAAGATGGCTCAATGCCTGCAGAAACTTCAGCAAGATTTCTTATTGTGGGATGAATGATGTGTTTAAGTTTCACTTGGCAAAATGGGTCACAATATGCACCCCTATCTCAAAAGAAGGAAATGCctttgtttattctttttattttattttattggcatCGGGTGTCTGAGAACAACGTTCCAACTAATTCTGGGGGTGCACAGACCCTTGGCAAGAAGTTTCCGGCAAGTGCACCTTGAGTAATTCAAGTGAAAAATCCCCTAAGTCCAAGGTCTTCActtattcttatgatcaataaaatgttgtttacttataaaaaaaaaaaaaaatcagttcgATTTTAGGTTCTTGCTTTTCTCATCCTAAACCAAACCAAGGCTAAATGGATTATaagttgtttatatatatactatatatattatacatattttttttatcggtaaataaaatttttattgattataAGAATAGGaaaaaacccaagtacacaagtcATATACAagatattatacatattataaagCATAAAATTATAACCTAATTATACATATTCTAGTTATATTTAAGATTGGGCTTTAAAGCTTTAGCGTATGTAGCTTTTTCTTAGGTTTTTCTTGAGTCACCCGAGTAGAGGAGTGCTTGTGTGAATGCGGTGTCGTGTTCCTTCGGCTTCCTTCTTAGTTGGTAGGCTTGCAACATCTGGGTCGTGGGTCTTATTAGCCCAACGCTGTGCCTAATCAAATGAGGGATGAATATGTCCCTCCGATGATGATAGAAATTATAGTCGTTGAAGTCATATGATCTACAAATTCAGTCAATAACTTGAACTATAACGAAAATTAAGAGAATCTTAGTTATGAATTATTTCTGATATAATTCCTCGACTTTCTCAAAGGTCTTTGAGTTAtgatttgtttttgtaactatCAAAACCGACATTCTCAAAACCAAGCAACCTTAAATAAGTATGGTTTAGTTGCAATGATGAACTTGCTTTTAACCTTATGTTTTAAGGGTTGCTATTTTCTTGACTTATTGTCTTTGTTGAAGATACAAGATCCAAATTATTGATCTTATAGGTTTTGTAACTATATTTTCACAGTTATAAAGGCACAAGGAAAACCTAAGTCACATCTTACAAGATCCTAAGTGCCCTCTGTCAGATTAGGACCACAAATGAGAGATGTCTGAGGGAACACTTTCGACGAAAGAAGCACAAGACTAAAGAAAGAAGGTGGGCTTTGAACCTAGAGAATGGGCAAGATTGCCAGCTCAAAATCACTGCCAAAGGAATGTACCAAACTTTGATATTATTCTATAagttatttgataaaaattatgTGATCTAGTCATAATTCTCAcgactaataattaattaattagaaataccTCCTATTGCCAATCCCTACTCTATGCATTAAATTGTatcttttaaaagaatttatctTCAATATGACCTAGAGTAAGCATGATTTTCGTAttattggataaaaaaaatattgttagatatagTCATAAAATATACAAGCTTCGTGCacactttttattattatttaaaagtgGAGTCCACCactaaaagaatatatatatttttatatagatctcaaatttaactatttttttcaaaaagagtacgCGAAACTTGTACATTCTATaactataaaaatcatttcttttttcagtaTTAGAGGatatcaatttcttttatttctttatttttccaataGTTTTATGAatccataaataaaatcactctATATGTAtagaatattaatgaatataGACCCTACTGTATTTATTCAGTACTTctatataatatgtttaaataCTATAAATCTCATTcgaaatttaatattatatttatatatttatactacatCATTCAATTCGAGGATTAAATGGAgagaatattataatatttatttc comes from Juglans microcarpa x Juglans regia isolate MS1-56 chromosome 8S, Jm3101_v1.0, whole genome shotgun sequence and encodes:
- the LOC121243934 gene encoding UPF0057 membrane protein At4g30660-like; the encoded protein is MPTCCEICCEILIAILLPPLGVCFRHGCCSVEFCICLLLTILGYIPGIIYALYAIVFVDRDQYFDEYRRPLYSA